Part of the Alphaproteobacteria bacterium SS10 genome is shown below.
TCGTAGAGCGTGGCCAGGCGCGTCAGTGCCTTAACATCCACATCATGGGGGTGGGGGGACAGCGGGTCGGTAAAGAAGATCAGCGTGCTAATCTCTCCCGCCGCGATCATGGCGCCGATCTGTTGGTCCCCGCCCAGTGGGCCGCTCTTCTTCAGCTCAATCGTCAGTCCGGGGCATTGGTCTTTCAGGCGACCGCCGGTGGTGCCGGTGCAGACGATCTGGTGACCGGTCAGGGTTGCCTCATGCTTCGCAACCCACTCGACCATGGCTTACTTCATCTGGTCATGGGCGATCAGGGCAATGATCTTCGATTGGTCTGGGGACATCAGTCTCACTCACAAAAGAAAAGCGCGCCGACGTTAAACCACGTGGCGCGCTCTATTGCTTGGAATTCTTACGTTTAGGGGGCGAGGAGGGTGATTACGCCTCTTCCCGCTCCATGATGTTGTCTTCAACTTCTGACATCAGCTCAGCGACGGCAGAGGTTTTGGCGCGGCCCCGGCTGGAGCGGCGACGTGGCTTTTCTTCAGCATCGTCATCGCTGTCCTCGGCAACGGCTTCATCGCCATCATCCTCGTTGTCATCCCGGGCGGCGTCAGCCTTGCGGGAGCGACCACGGCCCCGGCCGCGCTTTGGCTTCTCTTCAGCTTCTGCCTCGGCATCAGCCGCGACGGCGTCTTCTGCCTCTTCACCCTCATCGATGATGGTCTCATCAGATGCGTCGTCGGACGCTTGATCGCGGTTGCGGCCACGGCCCCGGCCTTCGCCACGCTCTTGATCGCGCTGCTCTTGCTGGCGCTGGCGCTCAGCTTTCCGCTCTTCAGCCTCCTCATTCGCGGCGGCGAAGATGCGGTAATAGTGTTCAGCGTGCTGGAAAAAGCTCTCAGCGCCGATGCGGTCGCCGGAAGAGGCGGCATCACGGGCGAGGGAGATGTACTTCTCGTACACCTGTTGCGCGGTACCGCGGATTTTCCCGTCGGGCCCGTTGCTATCAAAGACCTGTTGGCGGTTATTCGACTGGCGGCGGTTGTTATTATTGTTATTGCCGCGGCCCCGTGACCGTCGTTGATGTTGCCTCATTAACCTTCAGCCCTTCGTTACCAGTTAAAGCTGTTGCTGTTGCATGCAGCGGCGTTGGTCGCGCTGCGGTTTGGCCGGTCGCACGTCAATCATCGACATGCATGGCCGTTAACTTGTCTAAGTTTCTTTCCTTGCCCCCTAGGGCCCCCGGATTACGACCTTGCGGTTTCGAAATCCAAACTAACTCTCGCCTCTTGGCTCATTCGTTATGGCGACACTTGCTCGCTAATCAATGGTTGTTTCATCCATGACAACCGGTCGGGTCCACCCTGCCAATCCTGTTGTCCTGTTAATCAAGCTAGCTTGCGTCAAACATCCTAACGTCCGGTTGCAATTCGATGCCCATCATCTGGCGACCGATGCCCGGCTATGTCGGGGTTGTTGATCGGGAGGCCGTGCCGTCACCAATCCAACAAACATGCCCATGACCCTAGACCCTCCCATCGCTGGGGAAAAGGGTTTTTCGCCCCTAAATCGCCGAAATCCGCCTATTTCTCCGATTTAATGAGAACACAACGGGGGTGGCCCGCAAGATCAGACAATGGTGCCTGGGTGCTTAGGCCGGCCGCTGACAGGCAGGCGGGCACGCTTTCGCCCTGGTCAAAGCCGATCTCAACGGCGGCAATACCGTCCGGTGCCAGACGCCGATCAATGATTGGGCCGAGGGTCCGATAGGCCTCAAGACCGT
Proteins encoded:
- a CDS encoding DUF4167 domain-containing protein; amino-acid sequence: MRQHQRRSRGRGNNNNNNRRQSNNRQQVFDSNGPDGKIRGTAQQVYEKYISLARDAASSGDRIGAESFFQHAEHYYRIFAAANEEAEERKAERQRQQEQRDQERGEGRGRGRNRDQASDDASDETIIDEGEEAEDAVAADAEAEAEEKPKRGRGRGRSRKADAARDDNEDDGDEAVAEDSDDDAEEKPRRRSSRGRAKTSAVAELMSEVEDNIMEREEA